From Sulfuracidifex tepidarius, one genomic window encodes:
- a CDS encoding 7-cyano-7-deazaguanine synthase — MCSVSGVILLNPSRYKEVEEKFSRIMKLAEDRGRDSFGIVAIREDGSIMSSRSLGRPSEHEEKLLGVFDEKTSVVVSNNRAEPTTEYVKLKEEKDIQPFEGERFVVSHNGVIANDKELEIKYSLHRKSNIDTSVIPPFLDKLWDGTPEKLADLLKEVRGSFAFIIADKRHPDRLFVAQNFKPVYMAYDQTLEAIFFSSLDEFLDEGPFYPMNIRKLEPYSVVEVTKRKEIKEVKLQSEENKRALVIASGGLDSTVAATKLLKEGYEVTLLHFNYHHKAEEKEKEAVINIARFLNVDLMEVNTDLFRLVGGTTLLKGGGEIVKDRSGIEGAEFAHEWVPARNLIFLSVALAIAETKGFSYIATGINLEESGAYPDNEMEFNRLFDKMSPYATGPNKTVRVLMPVGNLMKREIVKLGVEIGAPLHLTWSCYEGGDKHCGKCGPCFMRKEAFRINGLVDPVQYES; from the coding sequence ATGTGCAGCGTCTCAGGAGTGATCCTACTGAATCCTTCCAGATACAAGGAAGTCGAGGAGAAATTTTCGAGGATAATGAAGCTTGCTGAGGACAGAGGAAGAGATAGCTTTGGAATCGTTGCAATTAGAGAGGACGGGTCAATCATGTCCTCCAGATCTCTTGGCAGACCTTCTGAGCATGAAGAGAAACTCTTGGGTGTCTTCGACGAGAAGACGTCTGTGGTAGTTTCCAACAATAGGGCGGAGCCTACCACGGAGTATGTGAAGTTGAAGGAGGAAAAGGACATACAGCCTTTCGAAGGAGAAAGGTTCGTAGTTTCTCACAACGGTGTTATAGCAAACGATAAGGAACTGGAGATCAAATATTCACTCCACAGAAAATCTAACATAGATACCTCAGTAATACCCCCATTTTTGGACAAGCTCTGGGACGGCACTCCGGAGAAGCTAGCTGACCTGCTGAAAGAGGTGAGGGGGAGCTTCGCCTTCATAATAGCTGACAAGAGACATCCAGATAGGCTCTTCGTAGCACAGAACTTTAAGCCAGTGTACATGGCATATGATCAGACCTTGGAAGCTATATTTTTCTCTTCTCTGGACGAGTTTCTAGACGAAGGTCCTTTTTACCCTATGAATATTAGGAAACTTGAGCCGTACTCAGTTGTAGAAGTAACCAAAAGGAAGGAGATCAAGGAGGTCAAGCTTCAAAGTGAAGAGAATAAGAGAGCACTCGTGATAGCTAGTGGCGGGCTAGACTCTACTGTGGCAGCGACGAAGTTGCTGAAGGAAGGGTACGAAGTAACTTTGCTTCATTTCAACTACCATCATAAGGCAGAGGAGAAGGAGAAAGAAGCAGTTATAAACATAGCTAGGTTCCTTAACGTTGACTTGATGGAAGTGAATACTGATCTTTTCAGGCTGGTTGGAGGCACAACCCTTCTTAAAGGAGGTGGAGAAATAGTTAAGGACAGATCTGGAATAGAGGGGGCTGAGTTCGCCCATGAATGGGTTCCCGCAAGGAACTTGATATTCCTTTCTGTCGCCCTTGCGATAGCAGAGACTAAAGGTTTCTCTTACATTGCGACCGGGATAAACTTAGAGGAATCAGGGGCGTATCCGGATAACGAGATGGAGTTCAATAGGCTATTCGATAAAATGTCTCCATACGCTACTGGTCCAAACAAAACGGTTAGAGTTCTCATGCCTGTCGGAAACCTGATGAAGAGGGAGATAGTCAAATTAGGAGTTGAAATAGGGGCGCCACTACATCTTACGTGGAGTTGTTATGAAGGAGGAGATAAACACTGTGGAAAGTGCGGTCCTTGCTTCATGCGTAAGGAAGCTTTCAGAATAAACGGGCTTGTAGATCCAGTACAGTATGAAAGTTAA
- the sul7s gene encoding winged-helix single-stranded DNA-binding protein Sul7s gives MDVKSEVEKVVKESGWVTANQLFKMLPFPAPEVNKAIIDLIKENKIERRGRYFHYLS, from the coding sequence ATGGATGTTAAATCTGAAGTCGAGAAAGTAGTAAAAGAGAGCGGATGGGTTACCGCCAACCAACTCTTCAAAATGTTACCTTTTCCAGCTCCAGAAGTCAACAAAGCCATAATTGATCTCATAAAGGAAAACAAGATTGAGAGACGCGGTCGGTATTTTCATTATCTATCTTAA
- a CDS encoding mechanosensitive ion channel family protein — MSFKVRNIDIVKILITVIILAALTYVIAFLSDLFLPKYKMYISDVSSAVIVGLGGYVIVKILMDIISPYLFSRMDQGIAHTTRLALSVALYAVVVLAVLSALGVNLTGVALGGTVAGIAIGLAAQTVFSNVLAGFMVSSSKTLKPGDSVILNSWIWGNPIVGEVVNVSLLFTEVKTLNGNVVKVPNSAFLGNTTFTKLSQEEGDLEYPLQVTINADVKAEQVLSLAQSYVKDYFDKEKIQVPLMYFTSKNGGTNVFTVLLRFNNIKDLNRILSIINTAFEKAYWDAKSSKT; from the coding sequence ATGTCCTTTAAGGTAAGGAATATAGATATAGTAAAGATTTTAATTACTGTAATAATTCTTGCCGCTTTAACTTACGTTATAGCTTTCCTTAGCGACCTTTTCTTACCGAAATATAAGATGTATATTTCCGATGTCAGCAGTGCCGTAATAGTAGGTCTAGGAGGGTACGTGATAGTCAAGATATTGATGGATATAATATCTCCTTATTTGTTCTCTAGAATGGATCAGGGGATTGCCCATACTACTAGGCTTGCATTAAGTGTAGCTCTCTATGCAGTAGTAGTATTGGCTGTGCTTTCGGCTCTCGGAGTTAACCTCACTGGAGTAGCTTTAGGTGGAACAGTTGCAGGAATTGCCATAGGTCTTGCAGCGCAAACAGTTTTCTCAAATGTTTTAGCAGGGTTTATGGTTTCCTCAAGTAAGACTCTGAAGCCTGGGGATTCTGTAATACTGAACTCATGGATATGGGGAAACCCTATTGTGGGAGAAGTTGTTAATGTATCTCTTCTCTTCACCGAGGTCAAAACACTAAACGGCAACGTGGTCAAGGTCCCGAACTCTGCATTCCTGGGTAACACCACGTTCACCAAGCTCAGCCAAGAGGAAGGAGATCTTGAATACCCGCTTCAGGTAACTATCAACGCCGACGTTAAGGCAGAGCAAGTACTTTCCTTAGCCCAGTCGTATGTGAAGGATTACTTTGACAAGGAGAAAATTCAGGTACCTTTGATGTACTTCACTTCAAAGAACGGAGGGACTAACGTGTTCACAGTTTTGTTGCGTTTCAATAACATAAAAGACCTCAATAGGATTCTCTCTATAATAAATACAGCGTTCGAGAAAGCTTACTGGGATGCAAAGTCGTCTAAAACATAG
- a CDS encoding class II glutamine amidotransferase: MCRILAFHVKGELDKQVLEAIKLSAEHDNLSIYGGHPDGWGIVALIRNGDDLSSFYYRSSKPIFKDDFFNLIHLDGDEVIGILHVRKAGKSFLLGLPHAHPYHTRANGYDIFFAHNGSVNRKAFRDPLRPYTDSYMVLEDIADYVNSGLEPYEAFKEEYSRIKDFSSSLNSALLYVKGKQTRLIVLHSFNPNAMKEKSEQYYHIYCNENYCMSSSVAMHLPDHKLDRVPIGFKEL, from the coding sequence ATGTGCAGGATTCTTGCATTTCATGTAAAAGGAGAATTGGATAAACAAGTTTTAGAAGCAATCAAGCTATCTGCAGAACATGACAATTTGTCGATTTACGGTGGGCATCCAGACGGCTGGGGGATAGTTGCATTAATCAGAAACGGTGATGATTTGAGTTCTTTTTATTATAGAAGCTCTAAACCGATATTCAAGGATGATTTCTTTAACCTTATTCACCTTGACGGAGATGAGGTAATAGGAATTCTCCATGTGAGAAAGGCCGGTAAGTCCTTCTTACTTGGATTACCCCATGCCCATCCATATCATACTAGAGCTAATGGCTACGATATCTTCTTCGCCCATAACGGCTCTGTCAATAGAAAAGCGTTCAGGGATCCTCTTAGACCGTATACCGACAGCTACATGGTCTTGGAGGACATAGCCGACTACGTGAACTCCGGTTTAGAACCCTATGAGGCGTTCAAGGAGGAATACTCTAGGATAAAGGACTTCTCATCCAGTTTGAATTCGGCCTTATTATACGTGAAGGGAAAGCAGACTAGACTAATAGTCCTGCATTCCTTTAACCCTAACGCCATGAAGGAGAAGTCAGAACAGTATTACCACATCTATTGTAACGAAAATTACTGTATGTCTTCCTCAGTAGCCATGCACTTGCCCGACCATAAACTCGACAGAGTTCCCATTGGGTTTAAAGAATTGTAA
- a CDS encoding DUF1634 domain-containing protein, with the protein MGELEEIVGHIAKAGVYLIFGFLVVGSILLFIEGKGDGRSLSEISSPHSTFNTSLISSSIVYGLAKGDPISFISVGLMILVAIPVIWIATGIIKYAFERNKVYTIVSIIVLFDLLFAIFVIPYLVK; encoded by the coding sequence ATGGGAGAACTTGAGGAAATAGTAGGCCACATAGCTAAGGCAGGAGTTTATCTGATCTTCGGATTCCTCGTGGTAGGTAGCATTCTTCTCTTCATTGAAGGAAAAGGTGATGGTAGATCCTTGTCAGAGATATCATCTCCTCACTCTACCTTCAATACTTCATTGATATCATCATCAATAGTCTATGGTTTAGCCAAGGGGGATCCAATATCTTTCATTTCCGTAGGTTTAATGATATTGGTAGCTATTCCAGTTATTTGGATAGCCACTGGGATAATAAAATATGCATTTGAAAGAAATAAGGTTTACACGATAGTGTCCATAATAGTACTCTTCGACCTTCTGTTTGCGATATTCGTTATACCATATCTAGTTAAATAA
- a CDS encoding COG1361 S-layer family protein — protein sequence MNRKVVLALVLAISFLLEVPFYSASTANVFGYAHPDELLAPGETGEPVTISLTNLGSTLFNVSVIPMSVYPFSPYGYYNDTENISIPYWGQGQTVNVTVLLNVASSAKDGIYKYYVMVSGYDENGNQEEKTIVVSIPVLGKEQVSAQSVWGTTNSSMVVGPGEDNVPLTILLQNQGNVMLSNVTLHLKSNYPVKFLQDNVSVGYLPIGQPIPVTVLADVYPNATEGVHYVEANITFFNDSSETVKIPVDIISTNQVSLETLWGSTSSPIIASAGEANLPLTIIVKNLETNLLSNVSLEFKSTYPVKFLQPNASVGLVPPGEYNEVSVTADVYNNATPGVYYVPVTLTLYGGETMKVEMPITIAGTVNISMNMYTFPPQVFQGYSDVELHVLLLNYGSGIAQNASVQIKTPNGINLISQPEQQIGAIPSGKLINTSFLFNVPNTTSPGNYEINVTVNYDGGHYTNAYTLEIYPKANIIIYSTYFPGATAGASKIPLTITLENIGNETAKNVVLRLGESDVIYPHVSSSNPLQALTASEYFIGDIKPGQKVNVTYIVDVSSGATPGTYPLSVALEWNQTGSLYPFVQSDTFNATVHEPFLSKLVSSNTLLILIFVIIIIVLIIALIAVARRRGSPK from the coding sequence ATGAACCGCAAAGTAGTGCTCGCTTTAGTATTAGCGATAAGCTTCCTCTTAGAAGTACCTTTTTATTCAGCATCTACAGCTAACGTATTCGGATACGCTCATCCAGACGAGCTACTTGCCCCTGGAGAAACTGGAGAACCAGTGACAATCTCGCTAACGAACTTAGGTAGCACATTGTTCAACGTGTCGGTGATACCTATGTCTGTTTATCCATTTTCCCCTTACGGTTATTATAACGATACAGAGAACATCTCTATACCTTACTGGGGTCAAGGTCAGACCGTGAACGTGACTGTGCTCCTCAATGTAGCAAGCTCGGCTAAAGACGGTATATATAAGTATTACGTCATGGTAAGTGGTTACGACGAAAACGGAAACCAAGAGGAGAAGACTATAGTCGTCTCTATCCCAGTTTTAGGTAAGGAACAAGTTTCCGCTCAGTCAGTGTGGGGGACAACTAACTCCTCAATGGTGGTTGGACCTGGAGAGGATAACGTCCCACTCACTATATTGTTGCAGAATCAAGGAAACGTAATGCTCTCTAACGTAACTTTGCATCTGAAGTCAAACTACCCAGTCAAGTTCTTGCAGGACAATGTCTCAGTTGGGTACTTACCAATAGGGCAGCCAATACCCGTTACTGTCCTTGCAGACGTATATCCCAATGCAACCGAAGGTGTGCACTATGTGGAGGCAAACATCACTTTCTTTAACGATTCCTCTGAGACAGTTAAGATTCCTGTCGATATAATATCAACTAATCAAGTATCGCTTGAGACCTTATGGGGCTCCACGTCGTCTCCAATAATAGCGTCTGCAGGAGAAGCGAATCTTCCTCTGACTATCATTGTAAAGAACCTTGAAACCAACTTGTTGTCCAATGTGAGCCTAGAATTTAAATCGACGTATCCTGTGAAGTTCCTCCAACCAAACGCTTCAGTTGGTTTAGTTCCTCCTGGAGAGTATAACGAGGTATCTGTGACTGCAGACGTTTATAACAACGCCACACCTGGAGTGTATTACGTCCCTGTCACTCTGACGCTTTACGGAGGAGAGACAATGAAAGTAGAGATGCCCATCACAATAGCAGGGACAGTAAACATATCAATGAACATGTACACTTTTCCACCCCAAGTTTTCCAAGGTTACTCTGACGTTGAGTTACATGTGTTACTGTTGAACTACGGTTCTGGAATAGCGCAGAACGCTAGCGTACAAATTAAAACTCCCAATGGCATAAACCTGATTTCACAGCCAGAACAACAGATCGGTGCAATTCCTTCAGGAAAACTAATAAACACCTCCTTCCTCTTCAATGTCCCCAACACCACTTCCCCCGGCAACTATGAAATCAACGTAACTGTTAACTATGACGGAGGACATTACACTAATGCCTATACCTTAGAAATATATCCTAAGGCTAACATAATCATATACTCCACATACTTCCCTGGAGCTACTGCAGGAGCATCTAAGATACCTCTTACGATAACCTTGGAGAACATAGGTAATGAAACTGCAAAGAACGTGGTATTAAGGTTAGGAGAATCTGACGTCATCTATCCTCATGTTAGCTCCTCAAATCCCTTGCAGGCTCTCACAGCATCGGAATACTTCATAGGAGACATAAAGCCCGGACAGAAAGTCAATGTAACCTATATCGTTGACGTAAGCAGCGGTGCTACACCAGGCACATATCCACTCTCAGTAGCTCTGGAGTGGAACCAAACTGGGTCACTCTATCCTTTCGTGCAGTCCGACACTTTTAACGCCACAGTTCACGAACCCTTCCTCTCTAAGCTTGTATCTAGTAATACATTGTTAATCCTGATATTTGTGATAATCATTATAGTCTTGATAATTGCATTAATAGCAGTAGCGAGGAGAAGGGGATCTCCAAAGTAA
- a CDS encoding trimeric intracellular cation channel family protein produces the protein MLNVLEMMNIIGIISFTISGTSKGVKKELDLFGTIVLGIATSYAGGIVADLLVGVIPPTILRQWQLLLLSISVSITTFFYYKQLNRKFLALVLKVSDAIGLATFAAYGADLAYSHGFSLVTVAMISSIVASGGGVLRDILVNDIPLILTKEIYATAALGGGIVYYLVASISNQGYATLITIFTVVTIRIFAIKYNLHLPVIKAEVGNR, from the coding sequence ATGCTTAACGTCCTAGAGATGATGAACATAATTGGAATAATTTCATTTACAATATCTGGGACTAGCAAGGGGGTTAAGAAAGAGTTAGACCTATTTGGTACCATAGTGTTGGGAATAGCAACGAGCTACGCTGGTGGTATTGTAGCAGACCTCCTAGTAGGTGTAATACCTCCAACTATATTGAGACAATGGCAACTTCTATTGCTTTCAATATCTGTCTCTATCACGACCTTTTTTTATTATAAACAACTTAACAGGAAATTTCTGGCGTTGGTTCTCAAAGTTTCCGATGCCATAGGTTTAGCTACTTTCGCTGCATATGGGGCTGACCTAGCTTATTCCCATGGGTTTAGCTTGGTAACGGTTGCAATGATATCCAGCATAGTTGCGTCTGGAGGCGGTGTTCTCAGGGATATTCTGGTTAACGATATTCCTCTCATTCTCACAAAGGAGATATACGCTACTGCAGCTTTAGGCGGTGGAATAGTATATTACCTTGTGGCATCGATCTCAAATCAGGGATATGCCACACTAATTACAATTTTTACTGTGGTCACAATAAGGATCTTTGCAATAAAATATAACCTGCATCTACCTGTAATTAAGGCGGAAGTAGGGAATAGGTGA
- the acs gene encoding acetate--CoA ligase — MAQEENLPFNEKYTLSPYKLTYRRSIGDAENFWREQAESLDWIKPFSKVLDESNPPFYRWFPDGLINITQNALDRHVKTWKKNKAALIWESETGESKTLTYGQLFNEVNRFAKTLHDLGVKKGDRILTYLPLMPELPVTLLAAARIGAVHSVVFSGFSQQAIADRINDAKAKVVVTTDYTVRRGKKIPLKQVVDEALKQAPSVEKVIVVKRPHFEDTQMKEGRDVYYHELVSKTGYKKVDPEETSSTDPLFILYTSGTTGKPKGIYHLHGGYGLWTYLTTKWVFDLHDDDVFFNTADIGWITGHSYIVYGPLQAGATTLMYEGVPDYPNPDKWWDLIEKYGVTVFYTSPTAIRALMKYGDEWPKMHDLSNLRILGSVGEPINPEAWRWYSRNIGNNELPIVDTWWQTETGGIMISATPGLGNYMLKPSANGLPLPGVDADVINESGEKANAREKGYIVIRRPWPGMLAGVWGDPDRYISTYWSKFQGIYYPGDYAVRDEDGFFFILGRADEVLKIAGHRIGTREIEDVLISFPGVAESAVIGVPDPVRGEVAVAAVVLKQGYQPSEDLKKQILSHIRNNLGSLVIMKDIYFVTKLPKTRSGKIMRRLIRSVLSGQQTGDTTTLEDETSLDELKRVISEFENEIKKQNQ, encoded by the coding sequence ATGGCACAAGAAGAGAACCTACCTTTCAACGAGAAATACACATTGTCTCCATATAAGTTAACATATCGAAGATCTATTGGCGATGCTGAGAACTTCTGGAGGGAACAAGCGGAGAGCTTAGACTGGATCAAGCCGTTCTCAAAGGTTTTAGACGAGTCGAACCCTCCTTTCTACAGATGGTTTCCAGACGGGCTCATAAACATCACTCAGAACGCGCTAGACAGACACGTCAAAACGTGGAAGAAAAATAAGGCAGCACTCATATGGGAGAGCGAAACTGGAGAATCTAAGACGTTAACCTATGGACAGCTCTTTAATGAGGTTAACAGGTTCGCCAAAACGTTACATGATTTAGGAGTAAAGAAAGGAGATAGAATACTCACGTATTTACCCTTGATGCCGGAATTGCCCGTGACCTTGCTAGCAGCAGCTAGGATAGGTGCGGTTCATAGCGTGGTTTTCTCAGGTTTTTCACAACAAGCTATAGCTGATAGAATAAACGACGCCAAAGCTAAGGTAGTCGTGACCACAGATTACACCGTAAGAAGGGGTAAGAAGATTCCTTTAAAACAGGTTGTTGACGAGGCTTTGAAACAAGCCCCTTCGGTGGAGAAAGTTATAGTGGTGAAAAGACCTCACTTCGAGGACACTCAAATGAAGGAAGGAAGGGACGTCTACTATCACGAGCTGGTTTCCAAGACAGGATATAAGAAGGTAGACCCTGAAGAGACCTCTTCTACGGATCCGCTTTTCATTTTATACACTTCTGGAACTACTGGTAAGCCGAAGGGTATATACCATCTTCACGGAGGTTACGGGTTATGGACTTACCTTACGACCAAGTGGGTCTTCGATTTGCATGACGATGACGTTTTCTTCAACACCGCTGATATAGGATGGATCACCGGCCACTCCTACATAGTTTACGGGCCGCTTCAGGCAGGAGCTACTACGCTGATGTATGAAGGTGTGCCGGACTACCCTAATCCTGATAAATGGTGGGACTTGATAGAGAAATACGGAGTTACAGTATTCTACACTTCACCTACTGCGATCAGAGCCCTAATGAAGTACGGAGACGAATGGCCAAAGATGCACGATTTAAGCAACCTCAGAATACTAGGTAGCGTAGGAGAACCTATCAATCCCGAAGCATGGAGGTGGTACAGCAGGAACATAGGCAATAATGAGCTCCCGATAGTGGACACTTGGTGGCAAACTGAGACTGGGGGAATCATGATCTCTGCAACTCCTGGATTAGGAAATTACATGTTGAAGCCGAGCGCAAACGGATTACCTCTTCCAGGAGTAGATGCAGATGTCATAAATGAAAGCGGGGAGAAAGCAAATGCAAGGGAAAAGGGCTACATTGTTATAAGAAGGCCTTGGCCCGGAATGTTAGCTGGGGTATGGGGAGACCCTGATAGGTACATTAGTACTTACTGGTCAAAGTTCCAGGGAATTTACTACCCAGGTGACTACGCAGTACGCGATGAGGACGGATTCTTCTTCATACTTGGCAGAGCTGATGAAGTTCTCAAAATTGCAGGACATAGAATAGGAACTAGAGAAATAGAGGACGTGCTGATATCCTTCCCTGGAGTAGCTGAAAGTGCTGTAATAGGAGTCCCAGATCCGGTGAGAGGTGAAGTAGCTGTAGCTGCAGTAGTTCTAAAACAAGGATACCAGCCCAGCGAGGATCTCAAGAAACAGATACTGTCTCACATAAGAAATAACTTGGGCTCATTAGTCATAATGAAAGATATATATTTCGTGACTAAGTTGCCGAAGACAAGGAGCGGGAAAATAATGAGGAGGCTGATCAGATCGGTCCTTTCTGGACAGCAGACAGGAGATACTACTACGTTAGAAGATGAGACTTCATTAGATGAACTGAAAAGAGTAATAAGCGAGTTCGAGAACGAAATCAAGAAACAGAATCAATAA
- a CDS encoding sulfite exporter TauE/SafE family protein: MTPLELFIVLAVASAISGILGSLTGLGGATFLVPIYSLFLGIPIQYASGASLISTIATSAGATSANVKNKIVNIRIGMSLEIATTLGSIVGSLTVAFIYSHHLENVIYVVFGLVLLSQVYVQLKRSKFELPKPMKPDWSTKIFSLHGSYYDMALDKQVEYYGVRWWLGEIIMFMAGYISGLLGIGSGALKVLGMDWAMNLPMKVSTTTSNFMIGVTAATGSSIYWVFGYIQPFIAAATAIGVLAGAILGARLIPKVRNSRIRLIFTAILVILGIQMLLRGLGLF; encoded by the coding sequence ATGACACCACTGGAGCTGTTTATTGTCCTTGCAGTAGCAAGTGCCATATCAGGTATCTTAGGGTCTTTAACCGGTTTAGGAGGTGCCACTTTCCTAGTCCCTATCTATTCTCTTTTCTTAGGGATTCCAATTCAGTATGCCTCAGGGGCATCATTGATCTCTACGATAGCAACGTCTGCAGGGGCTACTAGTGCAAACGTGAAAAACAAGATAGTTAACATCAGGATCGGCATGTCATTAGAAATAGCCACCACACTCGGTTCCATAGTTGGTAGCCTAACTGTAGCGTTCATATACTCTCATCATTTAGAGAACGTGATATACGTAGTATTTGGGTTGGTTCTTCTCTCTCAAGTCTACGTTCAGTTGAAGAGGAGCAAGTTCGAGCTACCAAAACCCATGAAGCCAGATTGGTCAACCAAGATTTTCTCTCTCCACGGAAGCTATTACGATATGGCATTAGATAAACAAGTAGAGTATTACGGAGTGAGGTGGTGGTTAGGAGAGATAATAATGTTCATGGCAGGGTACATTTCTGGACTGCTTGGTATAGGATCTGGCGCTCTTAAGGTTCTTGGCATGGATTGGGCTATGAACTTGCCGATGAAAGTTAGTACTACCACTAGCAATTTCATGATAGGGGTTACAGCAGCAACGGGTAGCTCCATCTATTGGGTTTTCGGCTACATACAGCCATTTATCGCAGCTGCTACTGCGATAGGTGTTCTAGCAGGTGCAATACTGGGGGCAAGGTTAATACCAAAGGTTAGAAATAGCAGGATCAGGCTAATATTTACTGCTATCCTGGTTATCCTAGGGATTCAAATGCTATTAAGGGGTTTAGGACTATTCTGA
- a CDS encoding zinc ribbon domain-containing protein: MKEQLIAVKIIDFGKLKTIYQDICYFRAYSTAMRKMEGGKFSPPPSIPREVISSIQGKGPVRLGPVEVQRVSENKVRLKDYNTVVEGVVEMGEPLYAIVDMSDGIKVFLAYESKKVVVGIDVGIRHLITIVSLIDGKLWKVRYFGSDLMKEDFARYLGENQGYSHLQAIRDKVRFQTNEAVRFIEELNPRVVAMEDLRLYDNKIGRGLKTIQNALETELYKRGIRYRRLEPYNTSKVCSNCGYKKGEVLGSIFVCPACGYKADRDFNAAFNIALRCYYSC; the protein is encoded by the coding sequence ATGAAAGAACAACTCATAGCTGTAAAGATAATAGATTTTGGTAAGTTAAAAACTATTTATCAGGACATCTGTTACTTTAGGGCTTACTCTACTGCCATGAGGAAGATGGAGGGAGGAAAGTTCTCTCCACCTCCATCTATACCAAGGGAGGTAATCTCTTCGATCCAAGGAAAAGGGCCTGTAAGACTCGGCCCAGTTGAAGTTCAAAGGGTAAGTGAAAACAAGGTGAGGTTGAAAGATTACAATACAGTTGTGGAGGGAGTAGTAGAGATGGGTGAACCACTCTACGCTATAGTAGACATGTCAGATGGTATAAAGGTGTTCTTAGCCTACGAGAGCAAGAAAGTGGTTGTAGGTATAGACGTGGGAATAAGGCATTTAATAACTATAGTTTCACTGATAGATGGAAAGTTGTGGAAGGTAAGGTATTTCGGGAGCGACTTAATGAAAGAAGACTTCGCTAGATATCTGGGAGAAAATCAGGGGTATTCTCACCTTCAGGCGATAAGAGATAAGGTGAGGTTTCAGACAAACGAAGCTGTAAGGTTCATAGAGGAGTTAAACCCGCGTGTTGTAGCTATGGAAGACCTCAGACTTTACGACAACAAGATAGGGAGAGGGCTGAAGACGATTCAAAATGCTCTGGAGACAGAGTTATACAAGAGGGGTATAAGGTATAGGAGACTAGAACCATATAACACTTCGAAAGTATGCTCTAACTGCGGATACAAGAAAGGTGAAGTCCTCGGCTCAATTTTCGTATGCCCTGCATGCGGTTACAAGGCCGATAGGGACTTCAACGCAGCGTTCAATATAGCATTAAGGTGCTACTATTCTTGTTGA
- a CDS encoding ribokinase, with product MIHVVGSYNLDLTVKVDRFPEDGETTFSNEVRTGHGGKGSNQAVSASRLSSKVKLYAAVGNDDVGRDAISFWESEGVDHGNVKVKKGRTGSAIIIVDKKGKNRIIVNRGSNLLLDPEDVDLSSSGKDDVLLTQMEVKESVVKKSLREFNGIRILNPAPSIISDMSLLEHVDILTPNEIEFKELTSTDDIQDGIDLILKKVRMALIITLGERGVIIATRHKRVIIDSVKVNPIDTTGAGDVFNAALAFAIEKGTTLEEAVGFANAVAGLSVTIEGALGPKLEEVKLFLDKLNIKMP from the coding sequence TTGATTCACGTTGTAGGGAGCTACAACCTTGACTTAACTGTAAAAGTGGATAGGTTCCCTGAGGACGGAGAGACAACATTTTCCAACGAAGTTAGGACGGGACATGGCGGAAAAGGATCTAACCAAGCAGTGTCAGCTTCAAGATTATCTAGCAAGGTGAAACTGTATGCTGCTGTAGGGAATGACGACGTAGGACGGGACGCAATCTCTTTTTGGGAAAGTGAGGGGGTAGATCACGGTAACGTAAAAGTTAAAAAGGGGAGAACAGGTAGCGCAATCATCATAGTTGACAAAAAAGGGAAGAATAGGATCATAGTAAACAGAGGTTCTAACTTACTTTTGGACCCAGAGGATGTAGACCTGAGCTCGTCTGGAAAAGATGATGTCCTTTTAACTCAAATGGAAGTGAAAGAATCCGTAGTGAAAAAGTCCCTTAGAGAATTTAACGGTATAAGGATATTAAATCCGGCGCCGTCAATCATTTCCGATATGAGTTTGCTTGAACATGTAGACATACTGACACCAAATGAGATAGAATTCAAGGAATTGACCTCTACTGATGACATACAAGACGGAATCGATTTGATTTTGAAGAAGGTAAGAATGGCATTAATAATTACCTTAGGTGAGAGAGGAGTGATCATAGCTACAAGACACAAGAGAGTGATAATAGACTCAGTGAAGGTAAACCCAATAGATACTACAGGTGCAGGAGATGTCTTTAACGCTGCTTTAGCGTTTGCGATAGAGAAGGGAACTACACTCGAAGAAGCCGTAGGTTTCGCTAACGCTGTTGCAGGACTTTCAGTTACAATTGAAGGGGCATTGGGACCTAAATTAGAAGAGGTAAAGTTATTTCTTGACAAGCTCAACATTAAAATGCCTTGA